The Rhodamnia argentea isolate NSW1041297 chromosome 10, ASM2092103v1, whole genome shotgun sequence sequence ACTTAATCTGGGTTTGTTGGAGAGGTCTGAGGGAGTTTTTTGGGCGCCACTGAAGCAAACAGAAAACGGGTGGACTTGTGTTAGTTATCGTATTGGACTTTGTTTAGTGATATTTGAAAGTGGTTACATCTCATTATTATCATGCTTGTCAGTTCATTGAAGGGTGAAGCTTGTATAGTCAGACTAACTTTAACAGAACTGTTTTGGGTTGTTCACTCTTACTATTGAAGTATATTTGCTCCTGAACCTTTATGGAGTTGATGGTAATAGTTTGTTGGCAGAGGTATATTATCTGAAAATCTGATGTTGGTGGCTATCACTTATATGTGAAGTgatcttttctcattatttgtTGAATACTATTTAAGAATGTTGTCTGAAGTTCATCTTTCTTCACTATTGAAACGAAGCTTCAGATAGTTCATCCTTTTCTCTCATGCTCCTCGTGTCGAGAAAATCTCAGTTGAAAGAAGTAGAGCAAGTTCATACATTCTATGTAATGCTTAATTCACATCTAATCTCTGGGCATATTTTCAGGTGACGACTCTGCCAATAAGTGGATCAGAGTTAATGAGAAGAGAACTCTCCATGATGTTTTGAGAGAGTCTAGATTCATTATTCCGGGAATTCCAGGTGCGTATTTAGGACCTGTTTGTTTCAAAGAGTGAAATGTACTTTCCATTTTTTGACGGGAATGGAACAAAACATGAATAGAATCTAGATGACCAAAACATGAATAGAATTTAGATGACCAAAATTGACTTGCAATGATTGTAATATTCCTACCATCATCTGGACTTCACCTTCCCTATTGTGAAATCTCTTATTTGATTACATCTTGTTGTTGCTTCCTGATTGAATATGGTGGTGACAATGCAGTGTTCTTCGTCGTTTCCAGAAGGTCCAGCTTCTATCAAGTGTTCAAATCTGGAAAGTGGACTCCACATTGATGTTAGGTTACCATGTTTGTTGTATCTTTGGTGTAActgttttgcttttctttttttcaaccaAAACGAGTGTGAGCGCATCAATTTCTTATTAAATTTACTCTTGGAGTAGAGGAACACATTCAATATACTAGCAGGAGCAACATAGATCACATAAATGTTTCTAATTTTACCTGTAGTTTACAATATGTAAATTTTGGATTACCCTTTACCCTTTTGTGAATAACTACCAATTTCCAAACGAGCGAATCATTTCTAAggataatcttttttttttctttatgtcgATGGCCAATCATCGGCTTTTGGACATCTATGCGTTGGATTGAGCCAGGCATAAAAAATGTCACAAGATTGAGTGCATGAATGTCGCCACTTTCTGTTCTTTAGCCATCACATTTTTAACTGCCGCCCGCGCGTTTGGAATGGATGTCGATGCTCCAAAATCAGTGTCAGCCAAGTCAAGAGACTGCATCTCAAGAAATTGGAGGGTCTTCGTTTTTTTGACATAAATGAGTAGTATCTTATGCAATCCTTGGTCTGTGCTGTATTGTTGGAAGCACTTGTATAATTGGTGATTCATCAATCAATGACATGATATACGTTAGGAGCATCtgtctcgagagagagagagagagagagagagagagagaggcgtttACAGAATGCGAAAATACCATGCTCGTGGGCTCGTGGACCAGATGCTCAAGGTGGAGTATAAAAGCTATCATACAAACTATAGATCTTTAGTGGCAAAATCGCGCTAAACGTTCCGGAGAGGCTCCTGTCtatcaaatgtaaacaatcacaCAGAGTGTTTATTACAATTTAGTCCGACGTAAGAAGTCACCTCCTACCATCAGATATTTGATTACAATGCTCTCTTCCAGTTCTCTGCAAATGAGGAAGCTTAATAATGACTGGCAGATACGTTAAAAGCCCAATTCGCTTAGCGCATCTGTGAAATGATAATTCTATTTTAGCTTTGCTCTGAGCTCAGAATGAGATGTCCTTCCCAAAAAGTCCGGCAATTCCCTTCCCGGGATCACTTTGCTTCACGAGCGACTCCCCGACTAATACCTGCGAAAGTAAAATATGAAAGTCCATCAAATCAGCTGCGACTCATCTGATAATCATGTCTGGAAGTACAGAAATGGAAATGTGTAACGTCAATTTACAAGTGCGTTTGTAGGTTAACATGTTCACTGATGATGGAGTTAATCTCATCATCCTCCCTTCAATAAAATACAAGCTGGTTTAACACTTGGTACCATCAGATTGATCGTGATCCATCAAAACTACAACCCAAATAAGATGGTagacaaaatggaaaaaaaaaccagcaGAGGAAATTATCACTTGGGATTGGGGCTACAAATATAGACCGATCTGCCCTGGAAAAAGTCGTTCTTGTTTAAACAGCAAAACATGTACTTTGGGCGAGAATGAAGAAAACGCAGAAATACAGTGCTTACCGCCTTAACACCGGCCTCTTGTACATAGGCAATGTCGTCAGGAGTAAACAGTCCAGACTCCCCAACAACCTTAAGGTTCACAATTATTGAGAAATAAGATAAGAGAGATTTAAGATCAGGCAAGCAATCATTAGGACATACAATACTTCCACCAATACAAAAGGAGATGCCTTACAATTATATCCTTCTGACGGATCAATTGCCCACGCTCTCCAAGAAGAAGCTTCTGTGTGTTGCTGATATCCACCTCAAATGTTTCTGCAAACAAAGAGGTCAAATCAGTCATAAATACTTAAAATGTGCAGGTGATTTTTCGAATTCTACACCCGTCCAATATGATCTCATCAAATTTAATACCATCCAATCCCTGGAGTAATGGTCTAAATCCTGATTCACTTCTCATGGTGAATATACATCGCATTTGAGAGTAGATTTAATAATACACCTGAAGGACATTGCTCTCTGTCCGAATTTCAACAGTTAATTACCTTCTTTCGTCTTTCTCCTTGCTAGAATCATCTACTttgtatttttctcttttgtggcATTGGTTCTCCTTAAAATTCCCAGCTTATTCATCGGTTTTGCTATCAATGATTTAGTTGGAAATAATAAACTGAAACTACTAGTACAAAATTGTTTTCCCCTGATACTAGCATCACATAGAATTGACTAACCAGTTAAACAGCTATGTCATCAAATATACGAAAAGCCTACCCAGATTGCGGTTGTTGATGCCAATAAGCTCGACTCCCTCTATTCCAAGGATGCGATCCATTTCCCGCTCATCATGCACCTAGAAATAAATGCAATTCTCATCAGGAAATGAATTTGACCCCACTGGAGCCGAACTGAACCACCTGAATTAAAAGTCCGAGGGCGATGATCCTAATAATACCCGTCCGTCCAGTTATGGGACATAGATCACAAATGACTCCAATAAAGAGAACATCACAGAAGTTCCAATCACCAATAGAAGAAAAGAGTAGAACAAGGCATAGGCCTTCTGGCTATATACATTACAGATATTCATAAAAGCTTAGCAAACTTTTCAAGGATTTGgaacaagaaatttaatttatgaAAGACATCATGCATTTTCCTAAGCTAACTTGCAACCAGGAGAACAAAACTATTTTCAAATCAGATAAGCCGACTCTGAACCAGAGGAGAAAAACCAGTTTGAAATGAGATAAGCCGACTCTCAACCTGGACAGCAAAACAAACTTGAAACGAGAAAAAATACAAATGGTGAAAAGGTATACAAGAAAGAGAGATATTCAAACCTCAACAAGAGCAGCCAACCCAAGCATCTTACAAATCTTAATCATGTATCTGATGTCAAGGTCAGGCAGAACTGCTGCAATCAAAAGAATGGCGTCTGCACCTTTTACTCGAGCATAGTAAATCTGCCATGCATCTACTATAAATTCTTTGCACAGGAGAGGGCACTGCATAAAATCAATTTCGTTAAGAGGATAAGCAAAACCAAACATCATACTGATGTACCCATTCAAGAAAATAGCTTATTTCCAGGGGCAAACCTTTATTCCTGCACTCCTTATTGCTTCTAAATTATCAAAGCTCCCCTGCATTCGCCAAGTGAAAATGAACAAGCATATATCAGCCACTGCTGTAGGTTGACATATCTTTGATTTGCTATTTATATTGCTAATACTTATGAACATTAAAATGCTACATCCAAGGACGTCCACCGACAAGTTTACCTGAAAATACTTCTCATCAGTCAAAACACTTAGACATGCTGCCCCTCCTTTTTCATAAGCATGGGCGATTTCAATCTGAAAGAAACATTTGTCAACAACAAACTGTTTCAAGAGATACTAACAGCCACTACTACTCATTAAATTTCAGAACTAGATCGCTGCCACGGCTTATTATACACCATCAAACATCAAcaacaatcaagtcctttccattGAGTGGGGTTAGTCACATGGATTCTTTTCCAATCAAGGTCCGTCTGCCAAATCCTCTGTTCCACAGCTCAAGTCAAGTATTCAACGGAAAATTATCATGCAAAAAGATGCAATTAAACATATATCGGCTTAGCTATGAATAGTGGTTACAACTCAAGGCTCCCCAAAGCCTAAATAGGTGATAGATATCTGTAATTGGAAATGTGAGATTCTCCTATAAAGAGATGAGGACATATCCATTGTCACACAGCATCCACTGTTACATTTGTATGATTTTAAGTAGGGTTTCTTACAAATCGGTAAATATGATAGGGATGTCATAACACAACGGAATATGCAACTTACTGGATCAAAATCTTCCCTCAGTACTCCTCTACTTGGAGAAGCCTTTTTAACTTCAGCAATCAAACCCGGAAGTCCTGTACGTTCATGAGCTGCTTTAAGAGCTCCAATAAAATCTCTAGTCGGGGGAGCATTTTGAAGGGCTTTCCTAAGCATCACCAAGGGTTGCTTTCCTTTCAACTGAAATTAAAAGCATAAGCAACAACCGATCAAAATATATCACAAATATTGCCTGCTTGATACActacaagaaaaataataatgaattgCCTGTGAGACTTCCTTTTCCTTATGCCATACAATCTCCTCCAGCTTATTTCGAGGAGTGTTGCCTTCATTTTGCAATCGAAACTCAAAGGGCCCAACATAATGCAAGGGAGGTCCAGTTGGTGGCCTTCTTCTAATCCTGATCCCTTGGCTAGCAGCTACTTCATCTTGGTACATCCCTAATTCCCAGTCCTTGGCATTAAGAGAATTTTCTTGTGATTCATTAGCAGATACAACTGTAGCAGATATATCACTCGTCTCCGACTGCATAGAAAAACAGTAAATTCTTTTGTAGATGAATGTTTTCATAGAAGTTAATAAGATCAACAATTTTGGAAAGATGATGAAACAAGCTTATAGTTTCCATATCAAGACGCCGACCTCAAATAGTACTGCATATTAAATAAAGCTGAAGCACGAGTACGGTGAAGATCTTCAAAATTTGTTGCTTCTATTAAAAACACAAGCTAGCAGATGAGATAGGTGGTAAATATGGTACTCTTAATAAATAGTTCATGATCACAAAGCCAAGGAAAAGGTTGTTGCCTTTAAAGGAAATATCTCATAGTCGTAAGCATATGTACCATAGCAAGGACATGAATGGGATTTTGTAATGTCAATTCACCAAGGCTAGATAATGGTGCACCAACACTCTGCCGACAACAATTGTTTTCTCAAACCATGCCCACATTGACTCACCCTAGATTCGAGAAATTGAGAGGAAAAGTTGTTGACAAAGATGAGTTGTGCTGATTCCTAGAAGTCATTAAGCAGGTAAAGCCAATTTGAAGATACTGTTTATGTAATTCTAGCAATGGAAACAACAGAGTTGGAAGAGAATGGTAACCTGTTGAGCTCGAACACAGCTGATAGAGAGCTTACTTTCCTTCGCATGAAGGTCCATTGCagcaattggaagtaatttacAGATTGATGACTTCACGGGCCTGCGCATGAGGGGTACACCATGAAATGGAACCCTAGCCGTCGCTCGAAAAGAAACTAACCCCTCCATCTCCTTCTTGATTTGGCTTTCTATCTGTACTTTCCAGTGACTTTATTGTTTGATTTTGGGCCTAGGCAAAACTAACTTCTGCCACACaggaatggagagagagaaaatttcaTTCTATATATACCACCAAATAGTAGGAAGGACTTAAATTATAGTACAATGTAGAACTTCAGGCACAGAACATGATTTTCTTTCCATGCATAGGTTTAATGCAAGAAATGTAAATTCAGTTCATATTCATGTACTCATGCAACTAAAACAAGTTTTCATGGGTCAGGTATGACCGTATGAGATCACACAGCATTAGATGGAGCCACAACTTCTTGAATACTATTTAATATGAACTAAGTAGTATAAATTGgagcaaaaaaagttttggcatAACAGGGTAATGCACGAGTTTCATGATAAACAAACTTATAGCAAAAGCAAGGCTCATACTCAATTAGAAGGTTCCCCGTGGTGGCAAATGGGTAGGTCCTATGAGCATTTGACTGAATGACCCATGTAACTCACACCTACATATTCTCACGCAAATACAACCTGCAGCCCCCTATCACAATCAACCCGGTTCAACCCAAAGCCACCCGATTCGCTTACATCTTAGGCATTTGAGCATATCAACATGCCAACCTCTTCTGCTATTGCACTGTTTTACAAATTATGAGTGTCGAAATCATATCGCCACTCAGGGAAACCACCTTTCTTTTGGAACTTAAACCAAACACTTGGCGTGCCCACTCAATCATTTGCAgcacattttcttttattttggaaagACATTCGCGGCACATATCAACAAACACATCTCCATTCGCAGGTACATTACTTAAGAGTCACCTTTTAATCCAATGAGCAACTAACACACTATCAACTGACACCCATTAACGGCAAAATTTATAAATCCTTTAAATTCACTTAAGCTCACTCAATCAATAATCAACCAGCAATGGTCACGGAATACTAATTCGACAGCTAAATGCACTTTCGAGCCATTTCTAGCACCACCTTTGTGCTgctgatagctaaaccgcaatCTCCAGCCACGATTGCCATTAAAGTCTTGAACTTTAACCATGCCCAGGAGTTTCCGATCAATCACGCACGCAGAGGATAAGCTCACGTACTTCAATCAGAACCTCTGCTttcaaaaaaacccaaaaaagaggaaaaaaggaaaaaaagaaaaagaaaaaggaaaggcaaagCCAATTGGAACGAAGACTTTGAAGAACCAAAGCACAATACACTCACCCTTAGACAGTTGCGGATTCGAGCAAGATTCCCAAGCCTCCACAATTAACGCAGAACTTCACGAGACGAGCAAGCGCTTCGACCGCTCGGTTTCGCTCGTCAATGCGGAAGATGGGTGTTCTTCTTCCGCGACGGCAGGAGAGTTTCAGACCGTATACGCAGCAACAAGCGGAGGAAAGGGAAGAGAGGTGCAAGATTGGTACTCAAATTCGTCTCCTTTGGCTCTCATCCCATCACATCACACACATTCATCGCCAAAAGGCAAAATGGGAAATAAGAATCCTGCAGTAAATGAACAGcgagaaaaaaaggggggggggcgATTTTGTGGATACGCTGTAATTTTTCGGTGAAAATGAGGATAGTAACACTTTTCTTGTgttatgtgaaaaagaaaataaacaattaaGATTCACAATTTCGAAATTTCGAGTCATCATTTTTCAGgataaaaaagtgtttttacttGTTTGTTTATAATTCGATAATATGTTTTCTCACTTCGATTGTGACAAAGgcaaaattttttatgtcaacCGAGTTCGCAAAGGAGCAATAGCCTCGCGAAACACTCTTAGGGTGGGTATGGTAATGTTTTTGTTCttcagatgattttttttttctgattattttCCGGAACAGTTTTTGAGCAgaaaaaatgcatttggtaactgcatagaatttctatttcaaaatagaaaaaagaatagaaatgagTTTAGTGCGatcctaaaaatttctactcccaacttttttttatattttactacAACGGCGATTGCCGATCGGTGACGGTGGCGATAATTGGCGATAGACTCATGATTGTAAAGACGAATATTAAGTTATATTgagttttttttgtgaaatgacattgtttttctttttatttttggggaaTGAAGAAGCTactgttttttactttttgtttttgttgcaaTTCTATCCGAGGAAATAATTTTTGTTCTggggaatagaaaaattaaccgACATTAataaacgaatttctgttctttttttgttttagaaaataagatAATAGAAAAATGGAGAATTAAAAGCGTTACCAAACAATACTTGGATTCCTTTTGTTACGcagaaaattaatgattttgaaaaatatgttttatatttgatttcttgtatcgcttaaaataatcaATCGATGAATGGCAAAAGTTATGAAGGCAAAACATGcttcagttgttttttttttttctctttttgtcttaaaattgtaaataaaatgcATCACGGAATATATTAACAAGATGTTTTCTCACTTAGTTGTGATAAAGGCAAGAGTTTTTAAGTCCATCGAGTTCGTAAAGAAGCAA is a genomic window containing:
- the LOC115739129 gene encoding indole-3-glycerol phosphate synthase, chloroplastic-like isoform X1, with protein sequence MEGLVSFRATARVPFHGVPLMRRPVKSSICKLLPIAAMDLHAKESKLSISCVRAQQSETSDISATVVSANESQENSLNAKDWELGMYQDEVAASQGIRIRRRPPTGPPLHYVGPFEFRLQNEGNTPRNKLEEIVWHKEKEVSQLKGKQPLVMLRKALQNAPPTRDFIGALKAAHERTGLPGLIAEVKKASPSRGVLREDFDPIEIAHAYEKGGAACLSVLTDEKYFQGSFDNLEAIRSAGIKCPLLCKEFIVDAWQIYYARVKGADAILLIAAVLPDLDIRYMIKICKMLGLAALVEVHDEREMDRILGIEGVELIGINNRNLETFEVDISNTQKLLLGERGQLIRQKDIIVVGESGLFTPDDIAYVQEAGVKAVLVGESLVKQSDPGKGIAGLFGKDISF
- the LOC115739129 gene encoding indole-3-glycerol phosphate synthase, chloroplastic-like isoform X2, which translates into the protein MYQDEVAASQGIRIRRRPPTGPPLHYVGPFEFRLQNEGNTPRNKLEEIVWHKEKEVSQLKGKQPLVMLRKALQNAPPTRDFIGALKAAHERTGLPGLIAEVKKASPSRGVLREDFDPIEIAHAYEKGGAACLSVLTDEKYFQGSFDNLEAIRSAGIKCPLLCKEFIVDAWQIYYARVKGADAILLIAAVLPDLDIRYMIKICKMLGLAALVEVHDEREMDRILGIEGVELIGINNRNLETFEVDISNTQKLLLGERGQLIRQKDIIVVGESGLFTPDDIAYVQEAGVKAVLVGESLVKQSDPGKGIAGLFGKDISF